CGCCTTTGTGCCAAACGCCAAGGGATCTCTCTATGGCTACCGCTTAATCGGGGGCGGAGGCAGAATCGAACAGCGGCGCGAACCCGGCCCACATCATGCGCATCGCGTCAAAGGGCATGGTGGCCATATCAACATCGGCCATCGCTTCCTCCATCGCGCGGGTCGCCGCGTCGCAGGTGGCACGGTCGGGCCATGCGGTCCAACTGAAAACGGGGACCTCGCCCGCAAGGGCCTTCGTGGCGCGATAGAAATCGGTTTTCTTGCCGTGTGGCACGTCCTCGCCCCATGTTTCGATCATCCCAAACGCACCGCCTTTCTGGAAGATTTGCCACCCCTCGGCGGCCATCGCGATATAGGCTTCCTTGTTTTCTTCCGTAACAGCCAGCAGGAAACCCTGATAATAGCCAGCGCCGCACGGCGCGCCGACACGATAGATCGGGGTGAACCCGCCGAAGATCATGCGGCTGCCATCGCCGGGTATTTCGGCCATTTGATGTATGGCGGGGTCTTCAGGCATTTTCCGCCATGCGGCGTCGCAGGTCGCCTTGTCGGGCCATTCGATCCAGGAAAAGGTGATGACCTCATT
This DNA window, taken from Roseicitreum antarcticum, encodes the following:
- a CDS encoding DUF1428 domain-containing protein; translation: MAYFSGSVGAVPAAKKQEYIEHLNEAWQLFRTYGATRMIETWGVDVPRGEVTDFYAAVDARENEVITFSWIEWPDKATCDAAWRKMPEDPAIHQMAEIPGDGSRMIFGGFTPIYRVGAPCGAGYYQGFLLAVTEENKEAYIAMAAEGWQIFQKGGAFGMIETWGEDVPHGKKTDFYRATKALAGEVPVFSWTAWPDRATCDAATRAMEEAMADVDMATMPFDAMRMMWAGFAPLFDSASAPD